The following proteins come from a genomic window of Aspergillus oryzae RIB40 DNA, chromosome 4:
- a CDS encoding hydrophobin family protein (predicted protein), protein MKVSTLLTTLCVLGVASSADPTAQCDNGPVQCCATVGLPTDSVVSPLLGLLGVVVPDMSTPVGLTFVDISDVEIDVTALGSRTRYLMYFKFIVVGKDVVFRTTLGFLA, encoded by the exons ATGAAGGTTTCTACCTTGTTGACCACCCTTTGCGTACTGGGTGTTGCTAGTTCGGCGGATCCAACCGCACAATGCGATAACGGACCCGTTCAATGCTGCGCAACGGTCGGTTTACCGACTGACAGTGTAGTCTCACCTTTACTTGGCTTGCTCGGAGTAGTTGTTCCAGACATGAGCACTCCAGTTGGATTGACCT TCGTTGACATTTCCGATGTGGAAATAGATGTCACTGCACTGGGCTCGCGAACAAGGTATCTCATGTATTTCAAGTTCATTGTCGTCGGTAAGGATGTAGTGTTTCGGACTactcttggcttcttggcttAA